The following nucleotide sequence is from Salvelinus sp. IW2-2015 unplaced genomic scaffold, ASM291031v2 Un_scaffold11902, whole genome shotgun sequence.
tgcattgcCGCATggttgcaaggatctgtaaacaattcctggaagctgaaaatgtcccagttttgccatggcctgcatactcaccagacatgtcacccattgagtatgtttgggatgctctggatcgtgtacgacagcgtgttccggttcctgccaatatccggcaactttgcacagccattgaagaggagtgggacaacattccacaggccccaatcaacagcctgatcaactctatgcgaaggagatgtgtcgcgctgcatgaggcaaatggtggtcacaccagatacttttTGATAcactcccctaccttttttaaaggtatctgtgaccaacagatgcatatctgtagtcccagtcatgtgaaatccatagattagggcctaatgaatttatttcaattgaatgatttccttatatgaactgtaactcagtaaaatcgttgaaatttttgcatgttgtgtttatatagattttttctgtATAAATAGTTGAACTCTACTGTTACACAGTTGTATTTATTCATCACATTCATACATGACCATGGTTCAATCAGATATAAAATGATACAAGCTATGAATTTAAACTACACACCCTACTTTAACACTAACAAACTAGTGCTGMAACAAAAACTACTGACAGTACTAATAAATAGWAATAGTCAATATAATTGTCATTCTAAATATTATAATATAACCTAGTAATTCATATGTATGTTGTCCTCATGCAACAGAGGGATAACAGCAACACTTAAAACCATAGACATGATGTGAATCTTACAGATTACAACTYATTTCATGTTGTGAAYATTCCATTATTCTCTGCTTCAATTCTGCATTCTGACACCAGTYCTTGTTCTCCAAATATTWGAAACATATATCTTCTCGTTCACTTTACCTCCCTCTCTTACAAAWTCCCTGACCRGTTattccatctctcctttcctacACCCTTCTTGTTACTGTCRCTCTTTCTTCCGGATCCAACAGAAGGATTTACTGCCAACCCAGAAACAAGGCAGAATCTTCTCTTTGAGGTCAYTTTTGAACTTGTGTATCAGTCGCACCGCCTTCTCCGCCTCCCCTTCTCCTTCCACGATGAAGAATTTGATGATGCCAGCGGGCTGGTCCAGGTATATGCTCATGGTGTTGCACAAAGGGAGCTTGACCTCCACTTTCTCCCCGTTGTGCCAGACGTGGTAGCAGGAGCCGGCCCAGCCTGCACCCCATGAGCTTTCGTTCTCCCCCAGCCCACATGGCCCATTCTTCCGGCCCATGCTCTCGTACACTGCCCCAATCACCACCCAGCCGCCATAGTCCACCTCCCAGTATCCTCTCTGCCCCAACAGACCCTCCTTACACAGCACCTGCACAGAGTAGAGAGTGGATAGTAGAAAGGGTAGATTAGAAATGTTTTAGAGCCAGGCATGCGCTGATGGCATGTCCAAAACAGTGGGCACACTTTAGTTACACAATGGCACTATGATGTGTGCCCTGTAACTGAGGATGGCAGACCAACCTGTGGCGAATGCTCATATCTCTCCGGTCTCATGGGGTATGGACACACCTCCTCTGACATACGCGACACCTTGAGGTTGCTCTCGGATATCCACAGCAGCTTCTGGGCCGTCTTGTCATCCAGGGAGAGGGGGATCCAGtctgaggggagaaagagaaacgatgaggtaaagagagaggaa
It contains:
- the LOC112080120 gene encoding tripartite motif-containing protein 16-like, which gives rise to WIPLSLDDKTAQKLLWISESNLKVSRMSEEVCPYPMRPERYEHSPQVLCKEGLLGQRGYWEVDYGGWVVIGAVYESMGRKNGPCGLGENESSWGAGWAGSCYHVWHNGEKVEVKLPLCNTMSIYLDQPAGIIKFFIVEGEGEAEKAVRLIHKFKXDLKEKILPCFWVGSKSFCWIRKKEXQ